A region of Plantactinospora sp. BC1 DNA encodes the following proteins:
- a CDS encoding DUF4190 domain-containing protein — MQPGYPGQDPYGQQPSDPNAPQHQDPYAQPPQPTSGQPYGQPTSGQPYGQPTSGQPYGQPQYQDAQQPYQDPYGQQPMPGQPYGAAPGYQTGGYAPGGGQNNTLGLIAMIVGIISIPAACCAALGIIAGIAGVVLGFLGRGKASRGEASNGGQALAGLICGAVGLLLGVVNVILAVVLNVNGFSYTP, encoded by the coding sequence ATGCAGCCCGGCTACCCAGGTCAGGACCCGTACGGGCAGCAGCCGTCGGATCCGAACGCACCGCAGCACCAGGATCCGTACGCGCAGCCACCGCAGCCGACCTCGGGGCAGCCGTACGGGCAGCCGACCTCGGGCCAGCCGTACGGGCAACCGACCTCGGGCCAGCCGTACGGACAGCCGCAGTACCAGGACGCGCAGCAGCCGTACCAGGACCCGTACGGTCAGCAGCCGATGCCGGGCCAGCCCTACGGCGCGGCACCCGGTTACCAGACCGGCGGATACGCGCCGGGCGGCGGGCAGAACAACACCCTCGGCCTGATCGCGATGATCGTCGGCATCATCTCGATTCCGGCGGCGTGCTGTGCCGCGCTGGGCATCATCGCCGGCATCGCCGGTGTCGTGCTCGGCTTCCTCGGCCGGGGCAAGGCCAGCCGGGGTGAGGCCAGCAACGGGGGTCAGGCGCTGGCTGGCCTCATCTGCGGCGCCGTCGGCCTGCTCCTCGGGGTGGTCAACGTGATCCTGGCGGTCGTGCTGAACGTCAACGGCTTCAGCTACACGCCGTGA
- a CDS encoding CD225/dispanin family protein, with translation MQPGYPSHPPQEINNNMTMSIVAIFLFWPLAIPAIMNASKVNPLLQQGNYQAAQAAAAESRKWSKLALIIGICLWAVSLICCVISFIISANSASSI, from the coding sequence ATGCAACCCGGTTACCCCTCACACCCGCCGCAAGAGATCAACAACAACATGACGATGTCCATCGTCGCGATCTTCCTGTTCTGGCCGCTGGCCATCCCGGCCATCATGAACGCCTCGAAGGTGAACCCCCTGCTCCAGCAGGGCAACTACCAGGCGGCCCAGGCCGCCGCCGCCGAGTCCCGCAAGTGGTCGAAGCTGGCCCTGATCATCGGCATCTGCCTCTGGGCGGTCTCGCTGATCTGCTGCGTCATCAGTTTCATCATCAGCGCCAACTCGGCGTCGAGCATCTAG
- the purH gene encoding bifunctional phosphoribosylaminoimidazolecarboxamide formyltransferase/IMP cyclohydrolase yields the protein MTEPVSAARVVVLVSGSGSNLQALLDACADPAYGVRVVAVGADRDGIAGLDRAASAGVPTFVDPVRAYPTREEWDRALTAHVAEYEPDLVVSAGFLKLVGPHFLAAFGDRYVNTHNSLLPAFPGMHGPRDALGYGVKLAGATLFFVDAGVDTGPIIAQVAVPVLDDDDEETLTERIKVAERRQLVTQVGRLLREGWTITGRKVTIGVSDTSSGADGRRPIRRALLSVYDKTGLVELARALHGAGVEIVSTGSTAATIEGAGIPVTPVETLTGFPEVLDGRVKTLHPKVHAGLLADLRLERHAAQLGELGIAPFDLLVSNLYPFTETVASGADFDACVEQIDIGGPAMVRAAAKNHASVAVVTSVSAYPSVLAALADGGFSAGQRQQLAARAFADIAEYDVAVANWFAVRTGPAEQEWPTFAGQVLTAPTPLRYGENPHQAAVLYVDPASPPGLAQAEQLHGKEMSYNNYVDADAAWRAVNDFADRPAVAIIKHANPCGIAIGADVAQAHRRAHACDPVSAFGGVIAVNRPVSVEMAQQVAEVFTEVLVAPDFEPGAVDVLSGKKNIRLLRAPAWAPYPAEWRPVSGGALVQMADRVDAPGDDPAGWRLVTGEPADESTLADLAFAWRAVRAVKSNAILLAAEGATVGVGMGQVNRVDSAHLAVSRAGAERARGAVAASDAFFPFPDGLQVLIDAGVRAVVQPGGSVRDEEVVAAATAAGITMYLTGTRHFFH from the coding sequence GTGACTGAGCCCGTGTCGGCAGCCCGCGTCGTCGTCCTCGTCTCCGGCTCCGGGAGCAACCTCCAGGCCCTCCTCGACGCCTGCGCGGACCCGGCGTACGGCGTCCGGGTGGTCGCCGTCGGCGCGGACCGGGACGGCATCGCCGGGCTCGACCGGGCCGCCTCGGCCGGGGTACCCACCTTCGTCGATCCGGTCCGGGCGTATCCGACGCGCGAGGAGTGGGACCGGGCGCTCACCGCACACGTCGCCGAGTACGAACCCGACCTGGTCGTCTCGGCCGGCTTCCTCAAGCTGGTCGGCCCGCACTTCCTGGCGGCCTTCGGCGACCGGTACGTCAACACGCACAACTCGCTGCTGCCCGCCTTTCCCGGCATGCACGGCCCGCGCGACGCCCTCGGCTACGGGGTGAAACTCGCCGGGGCCACCCTGTTCTTCGTCGACGCCGGTGTCGACACCGGGCCGATCATCGCCCAGGTGGCCGTGCCGGTGCTCGACGACGACGACGAGGAGACCCTCACCGAGCGGATCAAGGTGGCCGAGCGACGGCAGCTCGTCACGCAGGTCGGCCGGCTGCTCCGGGAGGGTTGGACGATCACTGGAAGGAAGGTCACGATCGGAGTGAGCGACACGAGTTCCGGCGCGGACGGCCGGCGGCCGATCAGGCGCGCGCTGCTCAGCGTCTACGACAAGACCGGGCTGGTCGAGCTGGCCCGGGCGCTGCACGGCGCCGGAGTCGAGATCGTCTCCACCGGCAGCACGGCGGCGACCATCGAGGGGGCCGGGATCCCGGTCACCCCGGTCGAGACGCTGACCGGGTTCCCCGAGGTGCTCGACGGCCGGGTCAAGACGCTGCACCCGAAGGTGCATGCCGGGCTCCTGGCCGACCTGCGGCTGGAACGGCACGCGGCGCAGCTCGGCGAGCTGGGCATCGCCCCGTTCGACCTGCTGGTGTCGAACCTCTACCCGTTCACCGAGACGGTGGCGTCCGGCGCGGACTTCGACGCGTGCGTCGAGCAGATCGACATCGGTGGGCCGGCGATGGTCCGGGCGGCGGCGAAGAACCACGCCTCGGTCGCGGTGGTGACCTCGGTGTCGGCGTACCCGTCGGTGCTGGCCGCCCTGGCCGACGGCGGTTTCAGCGCCGGGCAGCGCCAGCAGCTCGCGGCCCGCGCCTTCGCCGACATCGCCGAGTACGACGTGGCGGTGGCGAACTGGTTCGCGGTGCGGACCGGGCCGGCGGAGCAGGAGTGGCCGACCTTCGCCGGTCAGGTGCTGACCGCGCCGACCCCGCTGCGGTACGGCGAGAACCCGCACCAGGCGGCGGTGCTCTACGTCGACCCGGCCTCCCCGCCCGGGCTGGCCCAGGCCGAGCAGTTGCACGGCAAGGAGATGTCCTACAACAACTACGTCGACGCGGACGCGGCCTGGCGGGCGGTGAACGACTTCGCCGACCGGCCGGCGGTGGCGATCATCAAGCACGCCAACCCGTGCGGCATCGCGATCGGCGCCGACGTGGCGCAGGCGCACCGCCGGGCGCACGCCTGCGACCCGGTCTCCGCGTTCGGCGGGGTGATCGCGGTCAACCGGCCGGTCTCGGTCGAGATGGCGCAGCAGGTCGCCGAGGTCTTCACCGAGGTACTGGTGGCACCCGACTTCGAGCCGGGTGCGGTGGACGTACTCTCCGGCAAGAAGAACATCCGGCTGCTGCGCGCGCCCGCCTGGGCGCCGTACCCGGCGGAGTGGCGCCCGGTCAGCGGGGGCGCGCTGGTGCAGATGGCCGACCGGGTGGACGCGCCCGGTGACGATCCGGCCGGCTGGCGGCTGGTCACCGGGGAGCCGGCCGACGAGTCGACCCTGGCCGATCTCGCCTTCGCCTGGCGGGCCGTCCGGGCGGTGAAGAGCAACGCGATCCTGCTCGCCGCCGAGGGTGCGACCGTCGGGGTCGGGATGGGTCAGGTGAACCGGGTCGACTCGGCGCACCTGGCGGTCTCCCGGGCCGGTGCCGAGCGGGCCCGGGGCGCGGTCGCCGCCTCGGACGCGTTCTTCCCGTTCCCGGACGGGCTCCAGGTGCTGATCGACGCCGGGGTCCGGGCGGTCGTCCAGCCCGGCGGCTCGGTGCGGGACGAGGAGGTCGTCGCGGCGGCGACGGCGGCCGGGATCACCATGTACCTCACCGGCACCCGGCACTTCTTCCACTGA
- a CDS encoding ABC transporter ATP-binding protein, producing MAPSDQQTSPAKPRGETVLRVENVVKHFPITQGIVFKRQIGAVKAVDGVSFELNRGETLGIVGESGCGKSTLAKLLMRLETPTSGRAMLEGRDLFKLSGGELRRMRRNVQMVMQDPYTSLNPRMTVGDIIGEPFDIHPDAAPRGSRRQRVQELLDLVGLNPEHINRYPHQFSGGQRQRIGIARALALKPEIIVCDEPVSALDVSIQAQVINLLESLQDELGLSYIFIAHDLSVVRHIADRVAVMYLGKIVEIGTEDEIYERPTHPYTQALLSAVPVPDPKARAHREVIRLDGDVPSPANPPSGCRFRTRCWKAQEICATQEPQLVLRAVEPHPSACHFAELKQHVVS from the coding sequence ATGGCACCCTCTGACCAGCAGACCAGCCCGGCCAAGCCGCGCGGCGAGACCGTGCTGCGGGTCGAGAACGTCGTCAAGCACTTCCCGATCACCCAGGGCATCGTCTTCAAGCGGCAGATCGGCGCCGTCAAGGCGGTCGACGGGGTCAGCTTCGAACTGAACCGGGGCGAGACCCTCGGCATCGTCGGCGAGTCCGGCTGCGGCAAGTCGACCCTGGCCAAGCTGCTGATGCGGCTGGAGACGCCGACCTCGGGCCGGGCGATGCTGGAGGGCCGGGACCTGTTCAAGCTCTCCGGCGGGGAACTGCGCCGGATGCGCCGGAACGTGCAGATGGTCATGCAGGATCCCTACACCTCGCTGAACCCGAGGATGACGGTCGGCGACATCATCGGCGAGCCGTTCGACATCCACCCGGACGCGGCGCCGCGCGGCTCCCGCCGGCAGCGGGTGCAGGAACTGCTGGACCTGGTCGGATTGAACCCGGAGCACATCAACCGCTATCCGCACCAGTTCTCGGGCGGGCAGCGGCAGCGGATCGGGATCGCCCGGGCGTTGGCGCTCAAGCCGGAGATCATCGTCTGTGACGAGCCGGTGTCGGCGCTGGACGTGTCGATCCAGGCGCAGGTGATCAACCTGCTGGAGAGCCTCCAGGACGAACTCGGGCTCTCGTACATCTTCATCGCGCACGACCTGTCCGTGGTGCGGCACATCGCCGACCGGGTCGCGGTGATGTACCTGGGCAAGATCGTGGAGATCGGTACCGAGGACGAGATCTACGAGCGGCCCACGCATCCGTACACCCAGGCGCTGCTCTCGGCGGTGCCGGTGCCGGACCCGAAGGCCCGGGCGCACCGCGAGGTCATCCGGCTCGACGGTGACGTGCCGTCGCCGGCCAACCCGCCCTCCGGCTGCCGGTTCCGCACCCGGTGCTGGAAGGCGCAGGAGATCTGCGCCACCCAGGAGCCGCAGCTCGTGCTCCGGGCCGTCGAGCCGCACCCGTCCGCCTGCCACTTCGCCGAGCTCAAGCAGCACGTCGTCTCCTGA
- a CDS encoding ABC transporter ATP-binding protein encodes MTVYLNERSGLGDRRPAGDDGGHLLEVRDLFVEFRTRDGVAKVINGVSYHLDAGETLAVLGESGSGKSVTAQAIMGILDMPPAVIPSGQILYRGTDLLKLGEEERRKVRGKQISMIFQDALSALNPVFPVGWQIGEMLRLREGMSRAQAKRRAIELMELVKIPAAKQRIGDYPHQFSGGMRQRVMIAMSLALDPAVLIADEPTTALDVTVQAQIMDLLGELRRDLNMAMILITHDLGVVADVADRIAVMYAGRIVEHADVHSLYEAPAHPYTKGLLESIPRLDLKGQRLTTIKGLPPNLMRIPSGCPFHPRCPYARQECVDVVPASRSLGNGRTSACHFAQEVLDGTL; translated from the coding sequence ATGACGGTTTACCTGAACGAACGAAGCGGACTCGGCGACCGGCGACCGGCCGGGGACGACGGCGGGCACCTGCTGGAGGTACGGGACCTCTTCGTCGAGTTCCGCACCCGGGACGGCGTCGCCAAGGTGATCAACGGCGTCTCGTACCACCTGGACGCCGGGGAGACCCTGGCGGTGCTCGGCGAGTCGGGCTCCGGCAAGTCGGTGACCGCCCAGGCGATCATGGGCATCCTGGACATGCCGCCGGCGGTCATCCCGTCCGGCCAGATCCTCTACCGCGGTACGGACCTGCTGAAGCTCGGCGAGGAGGAGCGCCGGAAGGTACGCGGCAAGCAGATCTCGATGATCTTCCAGGACGCGCTCTCCGCGCTGAACCCGGTCTTCCCGGTCGGCTGGCAGATCGGTGAGATGCTGCGGCTGCGCGAGGGAATGTCCCGGGCCCAGGCCAAGCGCCGGGCGATCGAGCTGATGGAACTGGTCAAGATCCCGGCCGCGAAGCAGCGGATCGGGGACTACCCGCACCAGTTCTCCGGCGGCATGCGCCAGCGCGTCATGATCGCGATGTCGCTGGCGCTGGACCCGGCGGTGCTGATCGCCGACGAGCCCACCACCGCGCTGGACGTGACCGTGCAGGCGCAGATCATGGACCTGCTCGGCGAACTGCGCCGGGACCTGAACATGGCGATGATCCTGATCACCCACGACCTCGGGGTGGTCGCCGACGTCGCCGACCGGATCGCCGTGATGTACGCCGGCCGGATCGTCGAGCACGCCGACGTGCACTCGCTGTACGAGGCACCGGCACACCCGTACACCAAGGGGTTGCTGGAGTCGATTCCCCGGCTCGACCTCAAGGGCCAGCGGCTGACCACGATCAAGGGGCTGCCGCCCAACCTGATGCGCATCCCCAGTGGATGCCCGTTCCACCCGCGCTGCCCGTACGCCCGACAGGAGTGCGTCGACGTCGTGCCGGCGAGCCGGTCGCTCGGCAACGGCCGGACCAGCGCCTGCCACTTCGCCCAGGAGGTCCTCGATGGCACCCTCTGA
- a CDS encoding ABC transporter permease: MSELETVAAAGTAGGKAGTDPAARPRSLAGDAWRDLRRNPIFWISLVLVLAVTAMAAFPGLFTANDPHDCTLARQHAGPGGGAPFGYDFQGCDIYARAVFGARASLLVGAFSALVTGLIAITVGMLAGYFGRWVDAALSRVIDVVLGIPLLLAAIVMLKRISSDSPNVRIVAVIFVLAILGWTTAARVIRSSVISAKQQDYVAAARMLGAGNGRTMWRHILPNSLAPVIVVLTIALGSFIAAEATLSFLGIGLKAPTISWGIDIDAGRTHMRESAVPLVVPSTFLALTVLAFIMLGDAIRDAFDPKLR; encoded by the coding sequence ATGAGTGAGCTTGAGACTGTCGCCGCGGCCGGGACGGCCGGCGGCAAGGCCGGGACCGACCCGGCCGCCCGGCCGCGCAGCCTGGCCGGCGACGCCTGGCGCGACCTGCGCCGCAACCCAATCTTCTGGATCTCCCTGGTACTGGTCCTCGCGGTCACCGCGATGGCGGCCTTCCCCGGCCTCTTCACCGCGAACGACCCGCACGACTGCACGCTCGCCCGGCAGCACGCCGGCCCCGGCGGCGGCGCCCCGTTCGGGTACGACTTCCAGGGCTGCGACATCTACGCCCGCGCCGTCTTCGGTGCCCGGGCGTCGCTGCTGGTCGGCGCCTTCTCCGCACTGGTCACCGGGCTGATCGCGATCACCGTCGGCATGCTCGCCGGCTACTTCGGCCGGTGGGTCGACGCGGCGCTCTCCCGGGTGATCGACGTGGTCCTCGGCATCCCGCTGCTGCTCGCCGCGATCGTGATGCTCAAGCGGATCAGCAGCGACAGCCCGAACGTCCGGATCGTCGCGGTGATCTTCGTACTCGCGATCCTCGGCTGGACCACCGCCGCCCGGGTGATCCGCTCCTCGGTGATCAGCGCCAAGCAGCAGGACTACGTGGCGGCGGCCCGGATGCTCGGCGCCGGCAACGGCCGGACCATGTGGCGACACATCCTGCCCAACTCGCTGGCCCCGGTGATCGTGGTGCTGACCATCGCACTCGGCTCGTTCATCGCCGCCGAGGCGACGCTCTCCTTCCTCGGCATCGGCCTGAAGGCCCCGACCATCTCCTGGGGCATCGACATCGACGCCGGGCGGACGCACATGCGGGAGTCGGCGGTCCCGCTGGTGGTGCCCTCGACCTTCCTGGCGCTGACCGTACTGGCCTTCATCATGCTCGGCGACGCGATCCGCGACGCCTTCGACCCGAAGCTGCGGTGA
- a CDS encoding ABC transporter permease, which yields MFRYIVRRLLQMVLAFFGTTLIVYALMFAGQGDPIQALAGERPVSEAQRAYLTEKFHLDQTGVGGFFYRYFDYVGNLLRGDLGDSLTGREIGDMLAQAWPVTVKLAIIGLLVAIVVGVTAGVIAGLRRGGIFDNATLALTLLVLGIPTIVLAPLAQYFLGVKLPLFPPTAGSDPSIYALLLPGIVLGSLSLATALRLTRTSVAENLRSDYVRTAKAKGLPVRRIVSVHVLRNSLIPVITFLGVELGNLMSGAIITEGVFNIPGVGFNLFRGIKTEDGPLVVGLVSVLVVVYLVSNLVVDVLYAVLDPRIRYE from the coding sequence ATGTTCCGCTACATCGTGCGGCGCCTGCTTCAGATGGTCCTGGCCTTCTTCGGGACCACTCTGATCGTCTACGCGCTGATGTTCGCCGGACAGGGTGACCCCATCCAGGCACTCGCCGGTGAGCGCCCGGTCAGCGAGGCGCAGCGGGCGTACCTGACCGAGAAGTTCCACCTCGACCAGACCGGTGTCGGTGGGTTCTTCTACCGCTACTTCGACTACGTCGGCAACCTCCTCCGGGGCGACCTCGGTGACTCGCTCACCGGCCGGGAGATCGGCGACATGCTGGCCCAGGCCTGGCCGGTCACCGTGAAGCTCGCGATCATCGGACTGCTGGTGGCGATCGTGGTCGGCGTCACCGCCGGGGTCATCGCCGGGCTGCGCCGGGGCGGCATCTTCGACAACGCCACCCTGGCGCTGACCCTGCTGGTGCTCGGCATCCCGACCATCGTGCTGGCGCCGCTCGCCCAGTACTTCCTCGGCGTCAAGCTGCCGCTCTTCCCGCCGACCGCCGGCTCCGATCCCAGCATCTACGCCCTGCTGCTGCCCGGCATCGTGCTCGGCTCCCTGTCGCTGGCCACCGCGCTGCGGCTGACCCGTACCTCGGTCGCCGAGAACCTGCGCTCCGACTACGTACGGACCGCGAAGGCCAAGGGGCTGCCGGTGCGCCGCATCGTCAGCGTGCACGTACTCCGGAACTCGCTGATCCCGGTGATCACCTTCCTCGGCGTCGAACTCGGCAACCTGATGAGCGGCGCGATCATCACCGAGGGTGTCTTCAACATCCCGGGCGTCGGGTTCAACCTCTTCCGCGGCATCAAGACCGAGGACGGCCCGCTGGTGGTCGGCCTGGTCAGCGTGCTGGTCGTGGTCTATCTGGTGTCGAACCTCGTGGTGGACGTCCTCTACGCCGTCCTCGACCCCCGCATCCGGTACGAGTGA
- a CDS encoding ABC transporter substrate-binding protein: MQVRRLAAWTALPLAATLGLVACGGGGDSGESDPNATVSIQIAEPQHLIPTNTNESSGNQVLSALFTPLVDYDEQNKPFEVAAESVNSTDNVTWTIKLKDGYTFHNGEKVTADSYINAWNYGAYAPNGQGNSYFFEKIAGYEDLQSEDPDGDGPQKAPEPKATTMSGLKKVDDLTFTVTLAKPYTEFKTVLGYTAFYPLPAAAFSAPGVIKDGFEDAPIGNGPFKMKGTWQHDAKVEVERYDAYPGEKPKVAGAEFRIYQQLTAAYADVLSDNLDVDVTVPTENLSTAATDLGDRFKQSPASSFQFVAFPTFEEEFSKPDVRKAVSMAIDRDEISKSIFKGSQISARSFVSPVVAGYRDDTCGEACEFNPGKAKELYQAAGGPSELKITYNGDGGHKDWVDATCNQLKANLGVECVGVAEPKFSDLLTKVDNKQPVGLIRLGWLMDYPSMENYLGPLYTTNGSSNYYGYSNPEFDRLVQEGTTAATADEAVKKYQQAEDILAAEMPVIPLRFGQNVYAHSTRVKNVEVDLFQVVDMTKIEVVS; the protein is encoded by the coding sequence ATGCAGGTTCGTAGGCTCGCTGCCTGGACCGCCCTCCCCCTTGCCGCGACCCTCGGCCTCGTGGCCTGTGGCGGGGGCGGCGACTCGGGGGAGAGCGACCCGAATGCGACGGTTTCGATCCAGATCGCGGAACCGCAGCACCTGATCCCGACCAACACCAACGAGTCGAGCGGTAACCAGGTGCTCTCCGCCCTGTTCACCCCGCTGGTCGACTACGACGAGCAGAACAAGCCGTTCGAGGTCGCCGCCGAGTCCGTGAACTCGACCGACAACGTGACCTGGACGATCAAGCTGAAGGACGGCTACACCTTCCACAACGGCGAGAAGGTGACCGCGGACAGCTACATCAACGCCTGGAACTACGGCGCCTACGCGCCGAACGGGCAGGGCAACAGCTACTTCTTCGAGAAGATCGCCGGCTACGAGGACCTCCAGTCCGAGGACCCGGACGGCGACGGCCCGCAGAAGGCGCCGGAGCCGAAGGCCACCACGATGAGCGGGCTGAAGAAGGTCGACGACCTGACCTTCACGGTGACGCTGGCCAAGCCGTACACCGAGTTCAAGACCGTGCTCGGCTACACCGCGTTCTACCCGCTGCCGGCCGCCGCCTTCTCGGCACCCGGCGTGATCAAGGACGGCTTCGAGGACGCCCCGATCGGCAACGGCCCCTTCAAGATGAAGGGCACCTGGCAGCACGACGCCAAGGTCGAGGTCGAGCGCTACGACGCGTACCCGGGCGAGAAGCCGAAGGTCGCCGGTGCCGAGTTCCGGATCTACCAGCAGCTCACCGCCGCGTACGCGGACGTGCTCTCGGACAACCTCGACGTGGACGTGACCGTCCCGACCGAGAACCTGAGCACCGCGGCCACCGACCTCGGTGACCGGTTCAAGCAGAGCCCGGCCTCCTCCTTCCAGTTCGTGGCCTTCCCCACGTTCGAGGAGGAGTTCAGCAAGCCGGACGTCCGCAAGGCGGTCTCCATGGCGATCGACCGGGACGAGATCAGCAAGTCCATCTTCAAGGGTTCGCAGATCTCGGCGCGCTCGTTCGTCTCCCCGGTGGTCGCCGGCTACCGCGACGACACCTGCGGCGAGGCCTGCGAGTTCAACCCGGGCAAGGCCAAGGAGCTCTACCAGGCCGCGGGTGGACCGAGCGAGCTGAAGATCACCTACAACGGTGACGGCGGGCACAAGGACTGGGTCGACGCGACCTGCAACCAGCTCAAGGCCAACCTGGGCGTGGAGTGCGTGGGTGTCGCCGAGCCGAAGTTCTCGGACCTGCTGACCAAGGTCGACAACAAGCAGCCGGTCGGCCTGATCCGGCTGGGCTGGCTGATGGACTACCCGTCCATGGAGAACTACCTCGGCCCGCTGTACACCACCAACGGCTCGTCGAACTACTACGGGTACAGCAACCCGGAGTTCGACCGGCTGGTGCAGGAGGGTACGACGGCCGCGACCGCGGACGAGGCGGTCAAGAAGTACCAGCAGGCCGAGGACATCCTGGCCGCCGAGATGCCGGTGATCCCGCTCCGGTTCGGCCAGAACGTCTACGCGCACTCGACCCGGGTCAAGAACGTCGAGGTCGACCTCTTCCAGGTCGTCGACATGACCAAGATCGAGGTCGTCAGCTGA
- a CDS encoding bifunctional methylenetetrahydrofolate dehydrogenase/methenyltetrahydrofolate cyclohydrolase codes for MTATLLDGKATAAHIKDELRDRVKALADRGVVPGLGTVLVGEDPGSQAYVNGKHRDCAEVGIASIRRELPADATQEQVDATVAELNADPACHGYIVQLPLPAQLDTQRVLEMIDPDKDADGLHPVNLGRLVLGYPGPLPCTPRGIVELLRRHDVPLRGAEVAVVGRGNTVGRPLGLLLTRRSENATVTLCHTGTLDLAAHTRAADIVIVAAGVPGLLTADMVRPGAVVVDVGITRVIGADGKGRYTGDVGPDVAEVAGKLVPMPGGVGPMTRAMLLANVVERAEAGLEPVEQG; via the coding sequence GTGACGGCGACCCTTCTCGACGGCAAAGCGACCGCGGCACACATCAAGGACGAACTCCGGGACCGGGTGAAGGCGCTCGCCGATCGGGGCGTCGTGCCGGGGCTGGGCACCGTACTGGTCGGCGAGGATCCCGGCTCCCAGGCGTACGTCAACGGCAAGCACCGGGACTGCGCCGAGGTCGGCATCGCCTCGATCCGCCGGGAGCTGCCGGCCGACGCCACCCAGGAACAGGTCGACGCCACGGTCGCCGAACTCAACGCCGACCCGGCCTGCCACGGCTACATCGTGCAGCTCCCGCTCCCGGCGCAGCTCGACACCCAGCGGGTGCTGGAGATGATCGACCCGGACAAGGACGCCGACGGGCTGCACCCGGTCAACCTCGGCCGGCTGGTGCTCGGCTATCCCGGGCCGCTGCCCTGCACCCCGCGCGGCATCGTCGAGCTGCTGCGCCGGCACGACGTGCCGCTGCGCGGCGCCGAGGTGGCGGTGGTCGGCCGGGGCAACACCGTCGGCCGGCCGCTCGGGCTGCTGCTGACCCGACGCAGCGAGAACGCCACCGTGACGCTCTGCCACACCGGCACCCTCGACCTGGCCGCGCACACCCGGGCCGCCGACATCGTGATCGTGGCGGCCGGCGTGCCGGGACTGCTCACCGCCGACATGGTCCGGCCGGGCGCGGTGGTGGTCGACGTCGGGATCACCCGGGTGATCGGTGCGGACGGCAAGGGCCGCTACACCGGGGACGTCGGTCCGGACGTCGCCGAGGTGGCCGGCAAGCTGGTACCGATGCCGGGCGGGGTCGGCCCGATGACCCGGGCGATGCTGCTGGCCAACGTGGTGGAGCGGGCCGAGGCCGGGCTGGAGCCGGTGGAGCAGGGCTGA
- the mdh gene encoding malate dehydrogenase: protein MGKKVTVVGAGFYGSTTAQRLAEYDVFDTVVITDIIEGKPEGIALDLNQSRPVEGFETKVVGVTTGKGGEGYEQIEGSDVVVITAGLPRKPGMSRMDLLETNARIVRQVAENVAKYAPNAVVIVVSNPLDEMTALAQIATQFPRNRVLGQAGMLDTARFTNFVAEALGVKVGSVRTLTLGSHGDTMVPVPSRSTVDGKPLRDVMPAEQIEELVVRTRNGGAEVVALLKTGSAYYAPSAAAARMARAVATDSGEVMPVCAWVDGEFGISGVYLGVEAEIGREGVRRIVETPLDADEIESLKAAAEAVRAKQADVANM from the coding sequence ATGGGCAAAAAGGTCACCGTAGTCGGTGCCGGCTTCTACGGCTCGACGACCGCGCAGCGCCTGGCGGAGTACGACGTCTTCGACACTGTCGTGATCACCGACATCATCGAGGGCAAGCCCGAGGGCATCGCGCTGGACCTCAACCAGTCGCGCCCGGTCGAGGGCTTCGAGACCAAGGTCGTCGGCGTGACGACCGGCAAGGGCGGCGAGGGCTACGAGCAGATCGAGGGCTCCGACGTCGTCGTGATCACCGCCGGGCTGCCCCGCAAGCCGGGCATGAGCCGGATGGACCTGCTGGAGACCAACGCCCGGATCGTCCGCCAGGTCGCCGAGAACGTCGCCAAGTACGCCCCGAACGCCGTGGTCATCGTCGTCTCCAACCCGCTGGACGAGATGACCGCGCTGGCCCAGATCGCCACCCAGTTCCCCAGGAACCGGGTGCTCGGCCAGGCCGGCATGCTCGACACCGCCCGGTTCACCAACTTCGTCGCCGAGGCGCTCGGCGTGAAGGTCGGCTCGGTCCGGACCCTCACCCTCGGCTCGCACGGCGACACGATGGTGCCGGTGCCGTCCCGCAGCACCGTGGACGGCAAGCCGCTGCGCGACGTGATGCCGGCGGAGCAGATCGAGGAGCTGGTGGTACGCACCCGCAACGGCGGAGCCGAGGTGGTCGCGCTGCTCAAGACCGGTTCGGCGTACTACGCGCCGTCGGCCGCCGCCGCCCGGATGGCCCGGGCCGTGGCCACCGACTCCGGCGAGGTCATGCCGGTCTGCGCCTGGGTCGACGGCGAGTTCGGCATCTCCGGGGTCTACCTGGGTGTCGAGGCGGAGATCGGCCGGGAGGGCGTGCGCCGGATCGTGGAGACGCCGCTGGACGCCGACGAGATCGAGAGCCTGAAGGCCGCCGCGGAGGCGGTCCGGGCCAAGCAGGCCGACGTCGCCAACATGTGA